In Armatimonadota bacterium, the genomic stretch GCGGACTGTCGAGGCCGTGCAGCGCTACCCTGATGAGGGAGTGATTGTTTACTGCCTGTCGCGAAAGGACACCGAGACGATCGCGGGAGCCTTGATCCAGCACGGCATTGAGGCCGTGGCGTACCACGCAGGGCTTCCAAACGGAACGAGGAAACGGATCAGTGAGGATTTCGCCCAAGAGCGGGCGAACATCATTGTCGCAACCGTGGCATTCGGAATGGGGATCGACCGCGCCAACGTCCGGTGCGTGATCCACGAGTGCTTGCCGAAGAGCATGGAAGGTTACCAGCAAGAAACCGGTCGAGCCGGACGAGATGGGTTGCCCAGCGAGTGTGTGTTGCTGTACAACCACGGCGACATTCTTCGGCTGAAGAGGCTATTGGAGGGCGGTGAAGCCGACCTCATGGCTCATCAGCTAAAGCTGTTAGAAGAAGTTCGGAAGTTTGCGACGAGCCACCAGTGCCGGCACAAATCTTTGAGCGAATACTTCGGCCAAGACTATGCGATTGACTCGGAAGGGTGCGGGGCGTGTGACGTGTGCTTAGGTGGAATGCAGCCGCTCGAAGGGGCAACCGACAAGGCCCATCAGATTCTGCGAACGGTACTCAGTTTGCGGTCCAAAGCCGGAGTTGCGTTTATCGCGGGAGTTCTCACCGGGTCTCGAGCCAAGAAAATCTCCGATCGGAGCGGGCACCTTGCGGCGGGGTTTGGCGCATTTGCTTCCGAAGGTGCGGACCGAGTCACTGCATGGGTTCATCAACTACTGGACCTGGGATTGCTCGTAAGCGAAGAGGGCCCATATCCAACGATCTCGGTGACGCAAGAGGGACGGAATGTTCTTGACAGCGGAGTGGAAGTCGAAATGATCGAAAACTCTGCTCTCGTTCAACCGGCGAAAGCCCGGGCGGCAAAGGGAGCCATCGAGGTTCCCGGAATGGATCACTCCCTGTTCGAAGTGCTTCGCGCCTGGCGAAAGGAGACGGCGCAACGACTTGCGGTCCCGGCCTACGTGATTCTGCACGATGCAACCCTAATGCGGCTGTCGGCGGTTCGACCGTCAACGATTCAAAGGTTAAAGTCGTTGCCTGGGATCGGAGAAAAGCAAGCGACCAGCTATGGAGACGAGCTTTTGGAACTGATCGCGGCAAGCGGGTTAGCGATGGATCAAGAACTGGTGGTTGTTCCAAAAGAGAAAGTATCCAACCTGCCGGACAGCACCAAGAAATACGCCGCGAGTTTCCGAGAGGGCAAGGACCCCGCAGAAGTGGCAAGACTGCACGGGATATCGGAGCGGACGGCTTGGAATCATCTCGCAACCTGGATTGAGTACGAGAAGCCTGAGACCGTTCGATGGGTATCTGAAGAAGTATTCGCGAAGGTGAAGACGGCGTTGGAAGTGACTAAAGCAGACCTACTCAAGCCGGTTTTCGAGCACCTCAACGGTGAGGTGCCCTACGAACACATTCAGGTTGTGAGAGCAAGCCTACGGTAAAACGTTGCCTGCGGCGCGGTAGATCTCGTACCAGTGTGGTCGGGACAAGGTGATCTTGCACGCTTCGGCGACTTGACGAACACGGTCTGGTGTCGTGGTGCCAAGAACCGTCTGCATCTTCGCCGGATGCCGCTGGAGCCAGGCGATCGCGAGTCCGGTCGAAGTCACGCCGTATTCCGCTGCCAATGTCGACAAGACCTTGTTCAATTCAGGGAACTTGGGGTTGTCAACGAAGACGCCTTCGAAGAACCCAAATTGAAATGGCGACCAAGGCTGAATCGTGATTTTTTTGAGACGGCAATAGTCCAAGATCCCGCCGTCCCGGTCAACCGAAGTCTCCCACTTCATGTTCGCCGCGATTCCTTGATCGATCATGCCGGTGTGCATGATGCTCATCTGCAACTGGTTAGCGTGGAGGTGCATAGGAAGAGCCGACTGCAGCAGCTCGATCTGGTTAGGAGTTTGGTTACTCACCCCAAAGTGCCGAACCTTACCAGAAGTCACGAGAGTATCGAACGCAGAAGCAACCTCGTCCGGTTCGACCAGAGTGTCCGGACGGTGAAGGAGCAGGAAGTCCAAATAGTCAGTGTCGAGCCGAGACAGGATTGCATCAACCGACGACAAAATGTGTTCCTTGGAAAAGTCGAAGAACCCTTTTCGAATCCCGCACTTGCTCTGGATAACCAACTGAGAACGGGACAACCCGAGACGCTTCACAGAAGCCGCAAAAACCTCCTCGCACTTCCCACCGCCATAGATGTCGGCATGATCGAAGAAGTCAATTCCGAGGTCAAGCGAAGAGGAAATCAGCTTGTCCAGATCCCCGTTCGCCATCCCTCCGATGCGCATACAGCCAATGGAAACCTCCGAAGCCATCACCCCCGAAGTGCCGATCTCAATTCGATTCATCGCGGCGAGTCTACTAGAATCTGACCAACCTTCTCCAAAATCGCAGAATGTTCGGGATGGATTCGCCCGTCGGGCGTCGGTCCGATTCCGAGTAAGAAGTTGCCGCCTCGTTCGTTAGTAAATCGAATCTCGTCTACGACTGTCTCGGCGGATTTGGCTGTCTGACCTTCGACGTATTTCCAATCAGGACAGAGTGGCAAGCAGGCTTCCCAGGTAGAAGGCAGGGCTTCGGCAGGTATCTCACGCTCGGGCGTCACGAAGTCCTCGAATTCGTCGCCGACGGCGCGGTTCGCGACGATCAGCCCCGGCTGCAACGTGCGAGCCATGGTGACCAGCTCCGCCATGCGAATGTCTTCTTTGGCTCGGACCCAACCACCGTCTAGCCAGAGGATATCGACGGGGCCGTAGTTGGCCATCAGCTCTCGAATCTGCTCGTGGGTGAAAGATACGAACTTCTCCCATTTTTCGGGGTCGTCAACTGTATTCGCACGTTGCGAAGTAGGATTCAAGGCCGGGTCCCAATAGTGCTTGCAGTGCCAATCTGGCTTCGAAAAGTACACCGAAATCGCTATGCCAGCCCTGCGGCAGGCATCGAACAGTTCACGGGTTACGTCTCGGTCGAACGGGCAGACTGAGCCAGTGATTTTGTAATCCGTCGTGGCCGTATCCCACATGCAAAAGCCGTCGTGGTGCTTCGTGGTGAAGCAGACGTACTTCGCTCCAGCAGCGACGAACGCCGCTACCCACTCGTTAGCATCGAACTTAGTCGGGTTAAACGTTCCGGGCAACGCCCAATAGTCGGCTTGGTAGCGGGCTAAATCGCGATCCCGTTCGACCCAAGACTTGATCTCGTCGCGCCGCGACCACTCGCAGTCCTGCACCAGAGTCCAACTCTCGCAGCAGTCCCACTGCGAATACGGCCCCCAATGAACAATGATCCCGAACTTCAGCGACCGAAACCACTCAAGCCGACCCTCCAACCACTCCGGCTTCTCGTACTTCTGGTCCTTCGTGTAGCTAACGACGTCTTCTCTCATTATTATCCCGTGTGCGTATTCCCTGGCGCATAAGGGTGGGAGATGGATTTGTAGTATTCGAGCGAGTGCTCTGGAGCATCGAAGCCTTTTGGCAAAGGCAAGCCATTCAAGCTCTGCCAGTAGGCAATCGAAGCATCTCGCCACCACTTGGCTTCCTTGTGCTGAATCTTGAGGAACTCTGTGACTTGGCCATGGCGAGCGGGGTCGATTTTGGACTTCAGTTTCGCCCATTCATCTTGCATAGAGGCGACTTCGGACACGCCAGAGGTGTATCGCGAGACGAGCTCCTCCCAGACGGTTTTTCCCGAGCCGAGGCAGTGGGTCCAGGGGACGTGGTGGAACCAGAGGAGCAAGTTGTCGGGGGTGGTTGAGGGCTTGCCCCAGATCTCCTGCCAGCCTGGCGCATACTGCTTCAAAGTCCCCGCCGCCACCCGATCAAACCCGATTCCATTCTGATTTGCGCGGTGGAAGTACACCGGGTTCCAGTCGGCTCGGCCCAGGTTGTTCACCCAAGGACCGGGGCCGTAGTGATGCCCGGTCGCCATAAGGTGAGTCAGGCCGAGCGGGCCGGTGTAGTTCACAACCGCCTCTCGTGAGCGCATCATCATCCGGCCAATCGGCTTGGCCACCGCTGGACCAAAGGTCATCCGAGCCCACTCATCAGCGACTCTTTCGGCACCCAGGGTTGGGTCCCAAGCGAGTCGTCCGAGTGCGTACCAGTTGGCCTGATCGAAGTGAGAACCACACCAGTTTCGATCCGAGCCGATGTTGGAAACCCCGGCGATGCCGGTCAAGGTGTCTAAAACCTTCTGTTTGCCAACAAGTCGGGTCGGAGAAGCTAGGGCCTCCTGCCACATGGTTCCAAGATACGCTAGGTGGGTCGCGAAGCCTAGATATTCCTTTGTCACCTGAACCTCCATAAGCGACGGAGTCTTTTGCAGAGCGCCGAACAAAGGGCTGAATGGCTCGCGAGGTTGGAAGTCGATAGGACCGTTCTTCACCTGGACGATCACGTTTGGAAGGAACTTTCCGTCCAAAGGCTTGAATTCGTTGTAAGCCTGAGCAGCGCGGTCTACCGGAGTTTTGTCGTCATACACAAACGCCCGCCACATGAGGATTCCGCCGTGAAGCCCAAGAGCCTCCGCGATCATGTTTGCCCCGTCGGCGTGTGATCGTCCGTAGTTCTGGGGTCCCGGTTGGCCTTCAGAGTTGGCTTTGACGACGAATCCGCCAAAGTCATGAATCTCCCCGTAGATCTCGGCGACTTTTTCTTTCCACCACTGCCTGACTTGGGGATCCTGAGGGTCAGCTGTTTTCAGTCCGCCAAGCTCAATAGGAGCCGAGAAGCGTGCGGTGAGATAGACCTTGATTCCATAGGGTCGGAGAGTATCGGCGATCGCTTTGGTTTTGAGGATGTAGTCCGCGCGAAGCACCATGGCGTTTGCGTTGACATTCGTCAAGACCGTCCCATTAATACCAATCGAGGCATTTGCCCGGGCGTAGTCGGTGATACGCGGATCAACGTATTCAGGCAGTTTGTGCCAATCCCAAATGGACTGCCCTGCGTAGCCGCGCTCCACTGAACGGTTCAAGTTATCCCAGTGGTTGAGCAAGCGCAAATTGTAGCGGGGCGCCGAGTAGTACCGCTTTGTTGGAAGCGGCTTTCCGCTTTGCAACTGGCGAAGGAACCAAAACGAGCCGTACATGACTCCGAGCATCTCGTGTCCCGTAATCACGTGGACTCGCTTACCGTTTATCACCGCTGGCAAATACACGAATGCCTCATCGTGCAACGGTCCAAGATCGACATTCAGCTCTCCGATCAGCTGGTTCGACAATGGTGTGCCAATGACAACGGCATCTTGCTTTGTCAACTTAGTACCAAGCGGAACCGAGCGTCCAAGCATCGCTTTTAACCCCAATTTGAGTTCAGTGTGCGCCTGTTTCAGGTATTGGCTGGTGGGTAGCTGACACACGATTTGGCTAACCTCCACTCGGTTCGGGACTGACAACAACCCATACCGCATCCAAAGCTCGTACCCATCTTCGGCGAGCAGGGACGACGAGGCGACGGCAGTTAGCATGAGAATCAAAAGGCGGCGGAGAAACACCACGGACGGCGTGATTTTACGAGAAATCTGATAAGATTTGGCGAATCGTGGCAACAAAGGCCTCCGCTACCCCCACTCGAGTCCGCTGGACAGTCTGCGCACTGCTGTTTTTTGCGACCACGATCAACTACCTCGACCGGCAGCTTTTCTCGAATCTGGTTCCTTATCTCGAAGATGATCTACGACTCGGACCCGTCGATCTTTCGCTCATCAACGTCAGCTTTCTGATGTCGTACGGACTCGGAATGCTCTTTGTGGGAAGGCTGATTGATACGTTTGGCACCAAGAAGGGCCTCGGGATTTCGTTCCTTCTGTGGAACGTCTCGGCGATGCTCCACGGGCTGGTGGGCGGGTTCGGCGCACTCGCGGTTGTCAGAGCTTATCTGGGAATCACTGAAGCCGCAAACTACCCGGCTTGCGTCAAGACGGTCGGGGAGTGGTTTCCGAAACAGGAGCGCGCGACGGCAAATGGTTGGTTCAATGCAGGCTCAAACATCGGGGCCGTACTTGCTCCGATCCTAGCGATCTCACTCGCCGAGGCGGTCGGCTGGAAGGCGTGTTTCTTCATCCTCGGCGGAGCCGGGCTCACATGGATTTTCTTCTGGCGGCGCTTGTATCACGCGCCGTCTGAACACCCTTCGGTTTCTAACGAAGAACTCGCGTACATACGGCAGGATGGCGAGAACGAGTCGGAAAAGATGTCGTACTCAATCCTTTTGGGTCTGAGACCTGTATATGCCGTCGCGATTGCCAAGTGCATCAGCGAGTCGCCTTGGTGGTTCTATCTCACTTGGCTGCCAAAGTTTCTCTCCGACGAGTTTCATCTCAACGCGACTTTCATGCGGATCGCGATACCGGTTGTGTATCTCATCGCAGACTTTGGCGCGGTCGGTGGTGGCTGGTTCTCTTCACGTTTGATCCAGAACGGCGTCGAAGTTGGGTTTGCGAGGAAACGGGCAATGCTGATTTGCGCGCTTTGTGCTCTGCCTGTCATGTCAGTCGGCTGGCTGATTCAAGCTAAGGAAGTCATGGGTATCCCAGCGGTCGCGATTGTGATTCTACTCGTTGCCATCGCTGCCTCGGCTCACCAAGGGTGGAGTTCGAACCTGTACACAATCATTTCGGACACGGTTCCGAAGTCGGGAGTCGCGATGACGGTCGGCGTTGCGACCTGTGCCGGAGTTACGGGAGCTTCGATCTTTCAAGTCTTTGTTGGCAAGGCGGTGGAGCTAACGGGTTCCTACTCGGTGTGCTTCATCATCGCCGGGACCCTTTATTTGTTTGCTCTCTTAGCGCTGCATCTTTTGCTCCCGAAAGTGGAAATGAGCAAGCCTTCCGTCCGAGTTTCTCCGGTGATGGTTGGCGGGATTGCTCTGGCGCTAGTAGGAGTGTTGGTCGTGCTCCAGACTCAGCTAACAAAACCTCCTTTCCAAACCCAGGGCGACTATGAGGCAAAGATCATTAGCAAAGGCGGGACGTCCCGTCCGCTGGTAGATGCCAAAGTCGGCTGGATGCGAGCGACCTGGTTCAGACTCAGCGAACCAGGAAAGCCGGACCGGTTCGAACTCGTGAAGTTTGACGACGCCAGTAGGCCGGTGATTGAAAAGAAGCCAATCAAAGACCTCAAGAAGTATCAGGGCCCGACGATGGCTGAGATCGAGAAACTATAGCGCGCCAAAAACTTCCCACTTTCAACTTCTTCCCTCCAACTCGTTGCGAGGTACCTTCTAACCACCGAGGCTCATATGTCCACAACACCGTCGTTGAGTTCCGCCCGCACCGTTCGCGCCCCCCGTGGAACCGAGTTGTCCTGCAAAAGCTGGCTCACCGAAGCTGCCTACCGCATGATCCAGAACAACTTGGACCCTGACGTCGCCGAGCGACCGGAGGACCTGGTTGTTTACGGTGGCATCGGCAAAGCCGCTCGGAACTGGGCCTGTTTCGATGCGATTCTTGCCGCTTTGCAAGAGCTTAACGACGACGAGACTCTCCTTGTACAAAGTGGCAAGCCTGTCGGGGTGGTTCGGACTCACCCAGATGCACCTCGTGTCCTAATTGCAAACTCCAACCTCGTGCCGAAATGGGCGACGTGGGAGCATTTCAACGAACTCGACCGGAAGGGCCTCATGATGTATGGGCAGATGACGGCTGGGTCATGGATCTACATTGGAACCCAGGGCATCGTGCAAGGGACCTACGAGACATTCATGGAGCTTGGTCGCCAGCACTACGGCGGTGATTGGTCGAACAAATGGATTCTAACCGCTGGACTCGGCGGAATGGGCGGTGCTCAACCCCTGGCTGCGGTGATGGCGGGTGCACACTGCATCGTCATCGAGTGTCAGGAGTCGCGCATCGACTTCCGGCTACGCACACGATATGTTGATCATAAGGCAACTTCAATTGAACAAGCACTGGCGATCATCCAAACTGCGATCGAACCGACTTCGGTTGGGCTGCTCGGAAACGCCGCCGAGATGATGCCAAAATTTGTTATGCTCGCCAGAAACGGCGGGCCAAAACCCCATGCCGTTACTGATCAGACTTCGGCGCATGACCTCTTTAATGGCTATCTCCCGGCTGGTTGGACGGTCGATCAGTGGGAAGCACATCGAAAAGGTACCGACGCTGACCGGCTTCTCTTGGTCAAAGACGCCGCCAGGGGGTGCGCGACTCATGTACGCGCAATGCTCGATTTTCATGAGATGGGAGTTCCGACCATCGACTACGGGAATAACATTCGGCAAGTCGCCTTGGACGAAGGTGTGTCAAACGCATTCGACTTCCCTGGATTCGTCCCGGCTTGTATCCGACCACTATTCTGCGAAGGCAAGGGTCCCTTCCGTTGGGTTGCACTGAGCGGCGATCCAGAAGATATCTACAAGACGGACGCAAAGATTCGGTCTCTCTTCCCCCATAACGTACATCTTCACCGCTGGTTAGACCAAGCCCGGGAGCGAATATCCTTCCAGGGACTTCCCGCACGCATCTGCTGGCTGGGTCTTGGTGAGCGTCACTTAGCGGGTCTTGCGTTGAACGAAATGGTTCGCACTGGCGAGCTCAAGGCTCCGATCGTCATCGGCCGGGATCATCTGGACTGCGGCTCTGTAGCCAGCCCGAACCGCGAGACCGAAGCGATGATGGACGGCTCCGATGCGGTTTCCGACTGGCCGCTTCTGAACGCCATGACTGCGGTAAGCGGGGGTGCGACCTGGGTCAGCCTTCATCACGGAGGCGGGGTCGGGATGGGGTATTCCCAACACAGCGGGGTCGTCATCGTCGCAGACGGCTCTGTTGAAGCGGACGAAAGGATCAAGCGGGTGCTTTGGAATGACCCAGCTATGGGCGTCTTCCGGCACTCGGACGCTGGTTATCACATCGCGAAAGAGACTGCCCTCAAACAGGAAGTGAAGATTCCCGAGGTGAACCGTTGATCAAACCTGGCGAAATGCCACTTGGTGATCTGCGCCAACTGGCAAACCATTTTGCGCCCGTTAAACTTGATCATAGTTGCTGGGCTGCCGTCGAAGCTTCATCCCAAACGGTACAAGAAATCGTCAGAAAGGGCGATCCTGCCTACGGAATCAATACTGGTTTTGGAAAACTAGCGAAGGTACAGATCCCGAACGACCAGCTCTCTCAGTTGCAGCTCAACCTTGTTCGCTCCCACGCCGTCGGAGTTGGAGAATTGTTGGACAACCAGACGGTCCGGCTGATCCTTGTCCTCAAGATTGCGTCGCTTGCGCGAGGCTTCAGTGGGATTCGACGTGAGGTAATCGAAGCTCTGATCGAGATGCACAACTCCGAGGTCTGGCCCTGCATCCCTTGCCAAGGATCTGTCGGTGCATCCGGCGATCTGGCTCCGCTTGCGCACCTCGTGTTGCCATTGCTAGGCGAAGGAGAAGCGATTTATCAAGGTGAGCGGCTACCCGCTTCTGCGGCTCTTCAGAAGGCGGGGCTTAAACCGATTAACCTTGGTCCGAAGGAGGGTCTCGCACTGCTCAATGGAACCCAAGTCTCCACAGCGATCGCCCTGAAAGGGCTCTTTTTGACCGAGCAAGCGTTCGCGGCGGCAATCGTTTCGGGAGCAATGAGTGTGGATGCCGCAAAGGGTTCAGACGAGCCGTTTGATTCTCGAATCCATGAGGTGCGAGGGCACCCAACTCAGGTGACTGTCGCTCGGTTGTACCGAGACCTCCTCTCCGGAAGCGAGATTAGAGAGTCTCACCGAGAAGGAGACGATCGAGTTCAGGATCCGTATTCCCTTCGATGCCAACCCCAGGTAATGGGAGCTTGCCTTGAAATCATCCAGAATGCTGCCAGAACTCTGACGATCGAGGCTAATGCGGTGAGCGATAACCCGCTTGTCTTCTCGGACACGATCGAAGTACTGAGCGGTGGAAACTTCCACGCGGAGCCGGTGGCCTTTGCTGCCGACACGCTGGCTCTGGCGTGCGCCGAGATTGGATCACTTGCAGAAAGAAGGATAGCTCTCCTGATCGATTCGGCGATATCCGGCCTCCCGGCTTTCTTGGTAGCAAAGCCCGGTCTTAACAGCGGATTTATGATCGCCCACGTCACTGCGGCAGCTCTGGTCAGCGAGAATAAGACGCTCTGTCACCCTGCCAGCATTGACTCAATCCCAACAAGTGCCAACCAAGAAGACCACGTTTCCATGGCAACATTTGCTGCCCGCAAACTCGCGACCATTGCCCAAAATGTGCGCCACGTGATCGCGATTGAACTACTTGCCGCCGCCCAAGGCATCGAATTTCATCGTCCGCTCAAAACTTCTTCG encodes the following:
- a CDS encoding RecQ family ATP-dependent DNA helicase; protein product: MSETLKRIWGFESLRPLQQEVVESSLANRDAVVVMPTGGGKSLCFQLPALLSSSLTVVISPLIALMKDQVDALRVVGVEAAALNSSMEEEEEADTRRKVLRGEMRLLYVSPERLLLSSTLDLLRQAKVARFAVDEAHCISAWGHDFRPEFRQLGRLKELFPEIPVQAFTATATPQVQRDIAIQLRMEKPRRFVGVFDRPNLTYRIVAKDDAVRRTVEAVQRYPDEGVIVYCLSRKDTETIAGALIQHGIEAVAYHAGLPNGTRKRISEDFAQERANIIVATVAFGMGIDRANVRCVIHECLPKSMEGYQQETGRAGRDGLPSECVLLYNHGDILRLKRLLEGGEADLMAHQLKLLEEVRKFATSHQCRHKSLSEYFGQDYAIDSEGCGACDVCLGGMQPLEGATDKAHQILRTVLSLRSKAGVAFIAGVLTGSRAKKISDRSGHLAAGFGAFASEGADRVTAWVHQLLDLGLLVSEEGPYPTISVTQEGRNVLDSGVEVEMIENSALVQPAKARAAKGAIEVPGMDHSLFEVLRAWRKETAQRLAVPAYVILHDATLMRLSAVRPSTIQRLKSLPGIGEKQATSYGDELLELIAASGLAMDQELVVVPKEKVSNLPDSTKKYAASFREGKDPAEVARLHGISERTAWNHLATWIEYEKPETVRWVSEEVFAKVKTALEVTKADLLKPVFEHLNGEVPYEHIQVVRASLR
- a CDS encoding aldo/keto reductase encodes the protein MNRIEIGTSGVMASEVSIGCMRIGGMANGDLDKLISSSLDLGIDFFDHADIYGGGKCEEVFAASVKRLGLSRSQLVIQSKCGIRKGFFDFSKEHILSSVDAILSRLDTDYLDFLLLHRPDTLVEPDEVASAFDTLVTSGKVRHFGVSNQTPNQIELLQSALPMHLHANQLQMSIMHTGMIDQGIAANMKWETSVDRDGGILDYCRLKKITIQPWSPFQFGFFEGVFVDNPKFPELNKVLSTLAAEYGVTSTGLAIAWLQRHPAKMQTVLGTTTPDRVRQVAEACKITLSRPHWYEIYRAAGNVLP
- a CDS encoding alpha-L-fucosidase, with translation MREDVVSYTKDQKYEKPEWLEGRLEWFRSLKFGIIVHWGPYSQWDCCESWTLVQDCEWSRRDEIKSWVERDRDLARYQADYWALPGTFNPTKFDANEWVAAFVAAGAKYVCFTTKHHDGFCMWDTATTDYKITGSVCPFDRDVTRELFDACRRAGIAISVYFSKPDWHCKHYWDPALNPTSQRANTVDDPEKWEKFVSFTHEQIRELMANYGPVDILWLDGGWVRAKEDIRMAELVTMARTLQPGLIVANRAVGDEFEDFVTPEREIPAEALPSTWEACLPLCPDWKYVEGQTAKSAETVVDEIRFTNERGGNFLLGIGPTPDGRIHPEHSAILEKVGQILVDSPR
- a CDS encoding alpha-glucuronidase family glycosyl hydrolase, translated to MVFLRRLLILMLTAVASSSLLAEDGYELWMRYGLLSVPNRVEVSQIVCQLPTSQYLKQAHTELKLGLKAMLGRSVPLGTKLTKQDAVVIGTPLSNQLIGELNVDLGPLHDEAFVYLPAVINGKRVHVITGHEMLGVMYGSFWFLRQLQSGKPLPTKRYYSAPRYNLRLLNHWDNLNRSVERGYAGQSIWDWHKLPEYVDPRITDYARANASIGINGTVLTNVNANAMVLRADYILKTKAIADTLRPYGIKVYLTARFSAPIELGGLKTADPQDPQVRQWWKEKVAEIYGEIHDFGGFVVKANSEGQPGPQNYGRSHADGANMIAEALGLHGGILMWRAFVYDDKTPVDRAAQAYNEFKPLDGKFLPNVIVQVKNGPIDFQPREPFSPLFGALQKTPSLMEVQVTKEYLGFATHLAYLGTMWQEALASPTRLVGKQKVLDTLTGIAGVSNIGSDRNWCGSHFDQANWYALGRLAWDPTLGAERVADEWARMTFGPAVAKPIGRMMMRSREAVVNYTGPLGLTHLMATGHHYGPGPWVNNLGRADWNPVYFHRANQNGIGFDRVAAGTLKQYAPGWQEIWGKPSTTPDNLLLWFHHVPWTHCLGSGKTVWEELVSRYTSGVSEVASMQDEWAKLKSKIDPARHGQVTEFLKIQHKEAKWWRDASIAYWQSLNGLPLPKGFDAPEHSLEYYKSISHPYAPGNTHTG
- a CDS encoding MFS transporter, producing the protein MATKASATPTRVRWTVCALLFFATTINYLDRQLFSNLVPYLEDDLRLGPVDLSLINVSFLMSYGLGMLFVGRLIDTFGTKKGLGISFLLWNVSAMLHGLVGGFGALAVVRAYLGITEAANYPACVKTVGEWFPKQERATANGWFNAGSNIGAVLAPILAISLAEAVGWKACFFILGGAGLTWIFFWRRLYHAPSEHPSVSNEELAYIRQDGENESEKMSYSILLGLRPVYAVAIAKCISESPWWFYLTWLPKFLSDEFHLNATFMRIAIPVVYLIADFGAVGGGWFSSRLIQNGVEVGFARKRAMLICALCALPVMSVGWLIQAKEVMGIPAVAIVILLVAIAASAHQGWSSNLYTIISDTVPKSGVAMTVGVATCAGVTGASIFQVFVGKAVELTGSYSVCFIIAGTLYLFALLALHLLLPKVEMSKPSVRVSPVMVGGIALALVGVLVVLQTQLTKPPFQTQGDYEAKIISKGGTSRPLVDAKVGWMRATWFRLSEPGKPDRFELVKFDDASRPVIEKKPIKDLKKYQGPTMAEIEKL
- the hutU gene encoding urocanate hydratase; protein product: MSTTPSLSSARTVRAPRGTELSCKSWLTEAAYRMIQNNLDPDVAERPEDLVVYGGIGKAARNWACFDAILAALQELNDDETLLVQSGKPVGVVRTHPDAPRVLIANSNLVPKWATWEHFNELDRKGLMMYGQMTAGSWIYIGTQGIVQGTYETFMELGRQHYGGDWSNKWILTAGLGGMGGAQPLAAVMAGAHCIVIECQESRIDFRLRTRYVDHKATSIEQALAIIQTAIEPTSVGLLGNAAEMMPKFVMLARNGGPKPHAVTDQTSAHDLFNGYLPAGWTVDQWEAHRKGTDADRLLLVKDAARGCATHVRAMLDFHEMGVPTIDYGNNIRQVALDEGVSNAFDFPGFVPACIRPLFCEGKGPFRWVALSGDPEDIYKTDAKIRSLFPHNVHLHRWLDQARERISFQGLPARICWLGLGERHLAGLALNEMVRTGELKAPIVIGRDHLDCGSVASPNRETEAMMDGSDAVSDWPLLNAMTAVSGGATWVSLHHGGGVGMGYSQHSGVVIVADGSVEADERIKRVLWNDPAMGVFRHSDAGYHIAKETALKQEVKIPEVNR
- the hutH gene encoding histidine ammonia-lyase → MIKPGEMPLGDLRQLANHFAPVKLDHSCWAAVEASSQTVQEIVRKGDPAYGINTGFGKLAKVQIPNDQLSQLQLNLVRSHAVGVGELLDNQTVRLILVLKIASLARGFSGIRREVIEALIEMHNSEVWPCIPCQGSVGASGDLAPLAHLVLPLLGEGEAIYQGERLPASAALQKAGLKPINLGPKEGLALLNGTQVSTAIALKGLFLTEQAFAAAIVSGAMSVDAAKGSDEPFDSRIHEVRGHPTQVTVARLYRDLLSGSEIRESHREGDDRVQDPYSLRCQPQVMGACLEIIQNAARTLTIEANAVSDNPLVFSDTIEVLSGGNFHAEPVAFAADTLALACAEIGSLAERRIALLIDSAISGLPAFLVAKPGLNSGFMIAHVTAAALVSENKTLCHPASIDSIPTSANQEDHVSMATFAARKLATIAQNVRHVIAIELLAAAQGIEFHRPLKTSSALEAVHQLIRDRVAPYDEDRFFGGDFAAIEKMIHDDLLTSFSQGVLPSFQEADC